A single region of the Sphaeramia orbicularis chromosome 6, fSphaOr1.1, whole genome shotgun sequence genome encodes:
- the LOC115421175 gene encoding prolactin-like, with the protein MENAWFAVIALMYLKYSVMADAAPICSYGQATCHVPSLADLFDRVIQQSSRMHGISTDLHSEFDHYLPSKNFIGKQRCHTYAILTPDDKEKAQRLGREQLTEVILRLLMAWGDPLSQLHWSMSQDQNQDFNQYRSNKALEISDIVRELKDGVIKVAERMKRLGLNGNFVSYISPENVDPFSAISFYKRGELNSVDHQDLLYCFRRDSHKVKTYLRILKCSTFPTLDC; encoded by the exons ATGGAAAACG CTTGGTTTGCTGTCATCGCACTGATGTACCTGAAGTATTCTGTGATGGCTGATGCTGCTCCAATCTGTTCTTACGGGCAGGCTACATGTCATGTTCCTTCCCTAGCAGATCTCTTTGACAGGGTCATACAGCAGTCTTCAAGAATGCATGGGATCTCTACTGATCTGCACTCTGAGTTT GATCACTACCTTCCCAGCAAGAACTTTATAGGAAAGCAGAGATGTCATACATACGCAATTCTAACCCCAGACGACAAAGAGAAGGCACAGAGACTAGGG CGAGAACAGCTGACAGAGGTGATCCTGAGGCTCCTGATGGCTTGGGGTGACCCACTTTCACAACTCCACTGGAGCATGTCACAGGACCAGAATCAAGATTTCAACCAATATAGATCCAATAAAGCACTGGAGATTAGTGACATTGTACGAGAGCTGAAAGATGGAGTGATAAAAGTGGCCGAGAGG ATGAAGCGACTTGGATTGAATGGTAACTTTGTAAGCTACATCTCTCCAGAGAATGTGGATCCATTTTCTGCCATTTCCTTCTATAAacgaggagaactcaactcagtGGACCACCAGGACCTGCTCTACTGCTTCCGCAGAGATTCCCACAAAGTCAAAACTTATCTCCGCATCCTGAAATGCAGCACATTCCCTACACTGGACTGTTAA
- the szl gene encoding sizzled, translated as MPLLFAVALLALACPLMAFDMGQSTRCVAIPNQMKVCKDVGYSEMRLPNFLGHSNLEGEVVPRSEDWRPLLQTGCHPQAQAFLCSLIAPVCLDTFIQPCRSLCVAVRDSCAPVLACQGHPWPEALNCDRFSAEDDMCLSPHPKFSHFAKDLPKPVCQNCPSVEETPAMKTVLDAFCQDDFAVTAKIHRRRILRGEPEFGLEGRVEFIHQGPLLPYDTQHLLQQWLLINLQCASTLVHPGRSQLYVLTGAVQPDGTLGLNRVFPWHKRDTNIAVATRKWKYHRC; from the exons ATGCCGTTGCTGTTCGCTGTAGCTCTCCTGGCCTTGGCTTGCCCCTTAATGGCATTTGATATGGGTCAGTCAACCCGCTGCGTAGCGATCCCTAACCAGATGAAGGTGTGCAAAGATGTTGGATATTCAGAGATGCGCCTGCCAAATTTTTTGGGTCACAGTAACCTGGAAGGCGAGGTGGTGCCACGCTCAGAGGACTGGAGGCCCCTGTTGCAGACCGGCTGCCATCCCCAGGCACAGGCTTTCCTCTGCTCCCTTATTGCTCCAGTCTGTCTTGACAC TTTTATTCAGCCCTGCCGTAGCTTGTGTGTGGCGGTGCGAGACAGCTGTGCCCCGGTGCTTGCCTGCCAGGGACATCCTTGGCCTGAAGCACTTAACTGTGACCGCTTTTCTGCTGAGGACGACATGTGCCTGTCTCCCCATCCCAAATTCAGCCACTTTGCCAAAG ACCTGCCTAAGCCTGTCTGCCAAAATTGTCCTTCTGTGGAAGAGACTCCTGCCATGAAAACAGTCTTAGATGCGTTTTGCCAGGACGACTTTG CTGTTACAGCTAAAATTCATAGGCGCCGCATTCTCAGAGGAGAGCCAGAATTTGGACTGGAGGGTCGGGTTGAGTTTATCCACCAGGGACCTTTGCTTCCTTATGACACTCAGCATCTTCTCCAGCAGTGGCTCCTCATCAACCTTCAGTGTGCCAGTACACTTGTGCATCCTGGACGGTCGCAGCTTTACGTGCTGACTGGCGCTGTGCAGCCCGACGGTACCCTGGGTCTCAATCGTGTCTTCCCTTGGCACAAAAGGGATACAAACATTGCAGTGGCCACACGCAAGTGGAAGTATCACAgatgttaa